The genome window ataaaaattaaaccacCAGAATTGAGAAATGCGTAACGTTTTTGCcttcacaggaaaaaaaataaaaatactggaTATTATGCAAGGCCTGATTGTGGTCCAGGAATGAAGCTTGAAACAGAAGCACATCTACCGTATAGGGCGAATCAATTCAATTGTCATGTTCCATGCAAATTCGCGTGATTCGGTTCCTTTCTGATGGCGGAAAACGAGGGATTAGTTAGTTCCTTCAATAAtaaatcaacttatttttagGTGGAAACTGAGAAATTAAACTATGTTTAATCGcccttaaaattttgtttacaaaaaatagTACTATTATTTATCTTGTCCTGTATGTATTCTATATTTCTAAATTATTGTATtcttaatcataattttaaattacgaTCTATGATCATTAGGGCAAATTAATAAGATGGTAATCGCAATTTAAAATGATGATCCTAACGGAGTGGTGAAATGAATGCAATAGTAGAGGATGGGAAAaggtagaaagaaaaaagagatgaGAAGTGACAAGGTTAGAAGGCGTTGAGTTGATCTTGATGAGCAACGACACCCAGGGAATAGACCACATCCTCCCTGTTCCATCCCCCACGCAGCAAAACCAAGGACAACACTCTGACGTGCCACGCCATTGCCTCTTTGTCATTGAATTTCAACTTGTTCTCTTCTTCCACCGTCATCATCTCCCCTATCTCCTCTTCCGTCCACCCTCCCTCGCGTAATTTCCACACCAATCTCTCCAGACACCCTCCCAGCTCCCCCTTCTCGCCgccccaccaccaccacccccCGCACCGCCCGTTCGCCACCTCCGACCAGAACCTCACCCTCCTCGCCTCCGTTGCCGCCCACACCGGCTCCTCCGGCCCCCGCGCCAGAAACTCCCGGAAAAACCCCGCCACATCAAAGCTCAGCAAGCGAACATCACCTTCGTTGTCGACGTAAAAAACAGGGTTCCCGGCCGCGTCGGGGGAGGAGGGAATGTAACAATGGCGGTAAATCGGAACGAGCGGCGGTGCATCATGCAACAATCGGGCAATGAGTCGGGTCGGGTCGGGCGGTGCTGGACCCCACGAAGGTGGCCAGAAGGGCCCGTTGGAGACGCGACGCAGAATCGATGAGGCGGGGAGGTTGAGGAGAATTTGGAGTTGCTGTGTCGATGAGGAACGCCAATTGGGGAAGCCTTGGGAAACGGGAAGGCCTTGTTGGAGGATCGCGCGTAGGTCCGGTGGGAAGGAGAATTTCAATTTGGATTCGATGTTTGAGAATTCTGCGTCGGAGAGTCCTTCGTCGATTACCACCTTCGAGGCTTTGAGGCAATTAAGGAGGTCGCTGGCGTACGCTgcgaatgaaaaacatattcgCTTCTTCGGCCTTGGAGGTTTCGATTTCGCTTTGTGGTCAAGGGTGCCCGTGGCCATGGCCATTCTCTCTCAATTGTATCTAGAGGAAGAGAGTTGCATCAGAAATACCCCCCTGTTATTTGTCTTTTAGGTAAGAGTGCTAATAGAGAAAGGATTACAAACCATaccatataatataatataatgccCATTCGTggcattttaatattaaattataaatgattcTCCTCCCTCTTCCTCTTATATAGATCGAGAACCCTCTGATAGGAGAGAGAAAGATCCATACCGGAGGGCTTTAGTGACTAAAGAAGATTTTTACCCTTTTATATAGAATGGCCTTACTATAAATCAATTGTATTCTATAGTTGGATTAATTGGAAGATTCGGATGTACTTGTGTATCCTTGCTAAAATGGATGGTATTGAATATGTAATTTCCATGTTggcttaattaatttgattatgaccCGGGATCCCCACTCTCTACTCACTGCTTCATAAAGTCAAACTATAAAAGtcatgaatttcaattcaatacTTCCCATATTCCACCAAAAAGTCCGGATCACAAATTTTATGCACTAAAtgtacacaattttttttattaaactaagCCTTTAAATATGCTTCTGAAAATGACATTAATTACAAAACTattcaattaatataataatataatctaaGATGTTCATATACGTCTTAAATCAACATCtagtttcttcttcttttgagagtctattttaaaaacttttagaatgtgaaattatttttgatttttttttttcatttgaaccccgcgtcaaaaaaaaaaaaaaataggataaatttaaagaatatttaattaatattaaaaagattaagTTTTAATGAGAGTTAATCTTCTATCGATGATCATAATTTTGTTCCATAATTAATAAAGGTATTTAGTGAAATGTTAACATAAGATATCAATGTCTTGCTAAAACTATCAATCGtatttggtttatcatttaAAAGTTAACATTCCAAAAAATATCGTTAATGTTTTTTGGGaattttttatccaattttcaaaaaatatcccATTACTATCAGTATATCATTTATTctgactttaaaaaaaatcatttattgtgATAAATAACTAAAGCTTAtcgaaatattttattaaaaaaatgaaaatatttgatttttaagatatATGAGTTATCGTTTATGGAGTTATGTTtgaattgtgtaattttttagtATCCCTCTtaacaatgaaaatatattttctttttgttaaatataagtTACCTTTTAAACTGCAATAGAATTAATTTtggtataattaattttttatttcaatttgaattaATGATGACCCAAGTTATCATATTTAATTCGAATCAAATTAATCATGATATAAATTagtatcataattaattcaattacttttataaatgataacttctatctaattaattcaattttaattaaaacagaTAATCTATATTATGATATTGACTAccttaaaaatactaaattgtatgttaattaatttaatatcaatttaaaTAGGATATCTATCtcacaaataatttaatcaCTTTGAAACAAATAACTTGTATCtcgaattaattaaaaaattgtaaaacaatATACAACAGaaacatgtttttatataagtggaaatgcaaaaaaattatacaaccaaaatatgattttattgataaaatccATTATGAAATTTTCCTTTTGGTCAATAGAATCATGAGTATGTGAGAATGATATTTTTGGAACAAACAAAAATGTCACCCGCATGGGTGGTAAAAGTAGCAATTGTGAGAGTGAGGATCATAGGTCCCACGATGAATCAATATcactcttttttatctttctcagtgttttttaacattttaattaagttttttatatctaaaacatgatttttttttaaaaaaaaaacttaatattcatttttttcttcctaagtacttgaattttttttgcgtATATATCATTAATATGCATCCGTTAAGTGATAATGTAACATACGTCATCACACTTGGTCACTAAACATGTAGGCACATG of Glycine soja cultivar W05 chromosome 1, ASM419377v2, whole genome shotgun sequence contains these proteins:
- the LOC114396586 gene encoding uncharacterized protein LOC114396586 — encoded protein: MATGTLDHKAKSKPPRPKKRICFSFAAYASDLLNCLKASKVVIDEGLSDAEFSNIESKLKFSFPPDLRAILQQGLPVSQGFPNWRSSSTQQLQILLNLPASSILRRVSNGPFWPPSWGPAPPDPTRLIARLLHDAPPLVPIYRHCYIPSSPDAAGNPVFYVDNEGDVRLLSFDVAGFFREFLARGPEEPVWAATEARRVRFWSEVANGRCGGWWWWGGEKGELGGCLERLVWKLREGGWTEEEIGEMMTVEEENKLKFNDKEAMAWHVRVLSLVLLRGGWNREDVVYSLGVVAHQDQLNAF